From the genome of Dehalococcoidales bacterium:
TATGCATCCCCTGTGCTTCTGGGCTGGTCTGGTGGGTGTAATAGCAGCCCTGGTATGGCGGAAGAGGTGGACATGTGTCTTCCCCCAGGGCATTCTGGCCAGTTGTGCACCGGTCCTGATCGGCTGGCTGGCCATTGACCCCTCTTTTAGCTGGGAGCTGTTGTTCCTCTGCCTGCTTATTGCCATCTGGCTTCCTATCCATCTATGGAGTGTCATGATTGCGCGGCGAGATGACTACCTTGGAGCCGGCATCAGCTACTTTCCTCTGAGCCGAACTCCCCGCGAGGCGGTCAAGCTACTGGTGGTACTCAGTCTGCTGCTCTATGCAGCGTCCCTGACCTTCTACTTCGTGGCTAGCTTTCACTGGGTATACCTGACACTGGCCAACCTTCTTGGGGGTGTCCTGGTATATACCAGCATTCGCCTGGCCATATCTAACTCTTCAGAGCAATCCTGGCGACTCTACAGGATGTCTGCGTTTCCCTACCTCGGTCTGGTATTCGCGGCAATGTGCCTGGATATGTTTGTACTGGGCGGGTGACACTTACAGCTATCTCCAGCTCGGGTAACCTGGCTGCACGAGTGACAACGGCTGTAGTCTGGTTGTGTTCCTGATACTAATAGCCCGTGGGTATCTAAGAAGTCAATAAGAAACCAGATGGTGATGTGGAAGGTGCCCTCCATACCTTCGGCAAAGAATACGCCCAGCGTCATTGCCGGGGCGGCAATCAATTCATTAGACCGTTGCCGGCGGACGCCGGGCTCCTATACCCCCAGCGTTCCCTTCATCACCTGCTCATACATCGCGGCGACGGTAGATGCCACCTGTTGTCTCACTGTCTCGTCCGTTGGTACCGGCAAGCACGCGGTCAGATCCGTTTCGCTCACGACTTCCTCTCTGGTTGCGCCGGCACCAATCAGACTGCTCACACGGTCACGCATTGCTGCAAAGTAGAGGCGGGTGTTCGTCACTGTCTCCATGCCACAAACCGGCCCGTGTCCCGGCGCGATGATGTCGACCTCCATCACCTCGACGCGGTGCAAGAAGTCTATCCACTCACCGAACAGCGAATTCGGTGTCACCAGAGGCATACCACTCACGATGTTGTCTCCCGCGAAGAGTACTCTTTCCTCGGGCAGGT
Proteins encoded in this window:
- a CDS encoding UbiA family prenyltransferase, whose amino-acid sequence is MSTVRDYLGVLKPRESILLTFIGVCAAVVAGAGHPPLGRLMIVLIAVLLASGGLNGLTNYLDRHIDARMQRTRNRALPSGRIVPAEKVLPLTITLVLTGMVLAWIMHPLCFWAGLVGVIAALVWRKRWTCVFPQGILASCAPVLIGWLAIDPSFSWELLFLCLLIAIWLPIHLWSVMIARRDDYLGAGISYFPLSRTPREAVKLLVVLSLLLYAASLTFYFVASFHWVYLTLANLLGGVLVYTSIRLAISNSSEQSWRLYRMSAFPYLGLVFAAMCLDMFVLGG